One Paenibacillus sp. SYP-B4298 genomic window, AATACAGCACAGACGGCTGTTGGAGACCGTTATGTAATGGAGGAAATGCGGCGCGGCGGGTTTAATCTGGGCGGGGAGCAATCGGGGCATGTCATTTTCCTTGATTATAATACGACAGGCGACGGTATCTTGACGGCGCTGCAGTTGGTTGATACTCTGGTTGCTGCCGGACGCAAGCTGAGTGAGGCGAAGCAACTGATGCGCAAGTACCCGCAGGTGCTGGTGAATGTGCGTGTAGCTGACAAGAGCCTATATGAAGGCAATGTGGCTATCCAAGCGGCAGCGACGGCGGTTGAGCAGGAGCTAGGCGATAATGGCCGCGTGCTTGTGCGGCCTTCCGGTACAGAATCCCTGATCCGCGTCATGGCTGAAGGCCCTGACAAGGAGCTGGTGCAGCGTTATGTCGATCAGATCGTCGATGTGGTGCGTGCCGAGCTAGGCTAATGTCACTTGATGTTAGGCGGGAAGAGCGGGTTATCCGGTTGGACGGAGACCCCTCGTTCCTGCGGCGGCGCAAGAACCCAAGGTATGGGTCGTTTAGTGTGAATTAAGATGGAGCCCATGCAGTTAAGAAATACTTACAGCAAGGCTCTCACAGCAAAGGTTGCAACTGGAGAAGAAATTGAATATGATATGTAGTATGACTCAAGCAGGAAAGGCAGGGTAGAGGTTAGATAGCAATACAAGCGCCAGAGCTTGCATCAGACAATCGCCACGGGAGAGAAACAGGGATTGCAGCGAGCTGACGAGGTAAGGGTGTTCGGATTCATTCGGCGGGGACCCTTCGGTTATTCATCCAGACCGCAAGCCGAAACGCAAAACGATCGGGTAACTGATCGGACAAAGGTTCGGCAGGATGCTTATTTAAGTAACACTGAGATAACCATTCCTTGAATGGTTCTGGTTCGTGATGGACAATGCCAAGATATGAGATGCGCAGTGGGCAGTGATAGTTGTGTTCCGCAAGCTTGGCTAGGAGTAGGGGCGTAGGGTCATCCTACAGATCCCAAGGATTGATTGTTGCTGGGGAACCGGTCTTATTTGTCTAATTCGAATTTGTACGTGTGCGTGTTGAATCGAATGGAATGAGCTTCGACTCTGGCTTTGATTAGGAAGGAATACGTCTTACAGTCTGTAGGGTAGCAGTAGGGTAGCAGGATATCACCTACATGAATAGGCTGCATACAGGACGATAGACCGCAGGACGTCTGCTGCGTTGACAGCAGCGATGCGGTAGCTTATGCGTTCACGGTGCCGATCTCATCGGCTTCAGGAGAACGTGACAATTGCATATTTGGAAGATGCATTCTCTTGCCGCATGAGCATCAGGCATCCGTGTCGCCACTAATAGATGATACGGAGGTCTGTTACACGATGTGTGGAATTGTTGGATATATTGGGACGAGAGATTCGCAGGGGATTTTGGTGGAAGGTCTGAAGAAGCTGGAATACCGTGGCTATGATTCGGCTGGTATTGCTGTGTTTACCGAGAGGGGACTGGAGATCAGTAAATCCAAGGGTCGTCTGGCTGTGCTGGAGGAGAAGCTGCAGGGGCAACCGCTGCACGGCACGATTGGAATCGGGCATACACGCTGGGCAACTCACGGCAAGCCTTCGGATGTTAACTCGCATCCGCACACAGATAACTCGACGAAATTTTCTGTCGTTCATAATGGGATTATCGAGAACTATCTGGAGCTGCGCGAGGAGTTAAGCCTGCAAGGGAGACATTTTGTATCGGAGACCGATACGGAGGTTATCTCGCATCTCATCGCTTCCGAATATGATGGGAATATTGTGACCGCAGTACAGCGTGCGGTAAAAAGAATGCGCGGCGCCTTCGCCTTGGGCGTGCTGACCGAATATGAGCCAGATCGACTCATCGCCGTGCGCTACGCTAGTCCGCTGGTTATCGGGATTGGCGAAGGGGAGAACTTCATTGGCTCGGACATCCCGGCTATATTAGAGCATACGCGTGATGTCTATATCCTGGACGATGGCGAAATGGCGATCCTGACACGCGATGGCGTCGAATTGCTGTCGATTGCCGGTGAGAATATTTCCAAGGAAATATTTCATGTCGATTGGGATTTGATCACGGCAGAAAAGGCCGGATTCGATCATTTCATGCTGAAGGAAATCTACGAGCAGCCTAAAGCGTACCGTGAGACGATGCTGGGACGGATCTCCGAGGATGGTCAGACGATCTCGCTCAAGGAGATCGGCATGACTGTCGATCAACTGAAGGCGATCCGCAAGATTCATATTGTCGCTTGCGGCACAGCTTATCATGCTGGATTGGTTGGCAAGACAGTGATCGAGCAGTTGGCTCGTATTCCGGTAGAGACGGATGTGGCATCGGAGTACCGATACCGCAGTCCGATCATTACGGAGGATACGCTGGTCATTGTAGTTAGCCAATCGGGTGAAACGGCAGATACGCTGGCGGCACTACGTGAAGCGAAGCGCTGTGGCGCGCGTGTCTGGGCGATTACGAATGTAGTGGGCAGCTCGGTGGCTCGTGAAGCGGATGATGTGGTGACCACCTGGGCAGGGCCGGAGATTGCGGTAGCATCGACGAAGGCTTATTCGTCCCAACTGATTGCATTTTATCTGGTGGGTCTGTATCTGGCTCAATCGCTGGAGACGCGTGACCAGGCGTTCATCAGTAATGTAGCCGGCGAGCTGCTGGCGTTGCCGGAGAAGGTCGAGACCTTGCTGGAGCAGGCGGAGGAGCTGAAGCGGATCGCTGAGTCTGTAACGAAGCACAGCAGCCTATTCTTCATCGGCCGCGGTCTGGACTATGCGGTGGCGCAGGAAGGCTCGCTCAAGCTGAAGGAGATTTCCTATATTCACTCCGAGGCATATGCAGCGGGAGAGCTGAAGCATGGCACGCTGGCGCTGATTGAGGAGGGGACTCCGGTTATTGCGCTGGTGACACAGGAGGAGCTGGCCGAGAAGACGCTGAGCAACATTAAAGAAGTTAAGGCGCGCGGCGCCCGCGTGCTGGGTGTCACGAACGACAGCAATGCTGCCGAGGTGACGAAGTCAGTCGACGAGGTGTTCGCGATTCCGAACACGCTGGCGCTGCTTACTCCGGCATTGTCGGTCGTGCCGCTGCAATTGCTGTCCTACTACGCGTCCCTGGCGCTCGGTCACGATGTCGACAAGCCGCGGAATTTGGCGAAGAGTGTGACGGTGGAGTAGAATAAAGTGTCTGTATTATCAATATGTCCCAGTATAAAAAAGTCATGAATCAGTAAAAGATGTCGTTGATCGAACCTGGCAACGAGTGTGAAAGAGACCCTGAACCATTTCGCCGTGGGTGGGGCTCTGATCACTCGTTTTTTTTGTTTACTTGCCCATAATGCGTAGGACAACAACGTTTCCGTCGCAAATAATAGCTCCATATGTGCGTGCTGATGTGACTCTGATGTGGAGTAGCACTTCCTCGAAGCCAGGCTCTTGCTTGGCGGTTCGAAAAAACAATTTCATATAGATGTCGGACAGCGCAATAGCGGAAAGACCGCTGCCGGCAATGAGTCGCTTGTTGTTTTCATCGGCGTGTTTACTTCAGACACCGGGAGCTGCAATGATTTCAGTTAGAGCTGGGCTATTTCCAGTTTCCGATTTTCCCAGAGAAGGGGGTGAAATAGCCATTCTGCAAGCTGCATTGCCTAATGAGCTAGCGTCTTCATATCGGGCTGCAATTTTTTTCGTAGAGCGAAGAGCATAAGGGCTCCCACGAGGAAAGCGACGACGTCGGCAATGACCAATGCCCAGATGACGCCGTGAAAGCCGCTTAGACGACTGGCGACAAAGAGAGCAGGGATGAGGGTGACTCCTTGCACGATTGACATGACAAACGCCGCAGTACCTTGCGCGGTCGCTTGGAAGATGCCGGTGAACAGCACAGTGATGCCGGAGATGAACAAGGACAAGAACGTTACTTGCAGAATGTATGTGCCCATCTCGATTAACTGGGCGTCCTGCGTGAATAATCCGATTAAGTGATCCGATACGAAGTAGACGATAATGCCGAAGATAACCGCCAATACAACAATCGTCTTGATCGTAAACCCGATGGTATGCTTCATACGGAGCTTGTTGGCTGTGAAGGAAAAAGCAATCAGCGGCACGACACCCTCGCATAACCCCATCAGAATGAATTCAGGAAACTGCAAGAGGCGTGATGAAATGCCGTAAGCCGCAACTGACGAATCTCCATATGCGACCAGATAATGATTGACGATGAGGGACATGGCTCCAAGGAAAATGCTCATAATAAAGACAGGTACGCCGATTTTGGACACTTGGCTGACTATTTGCCGGGTAGCCCGAAACCAATGCATCGAGATGGTCAAAAACGTGCTCTTCCAGCCAATATGATAACCGTAATATGCGCTGGCAATGAGATTGGCAAGAACCGTAGCCGCTGCTACGCCAATCACGTCCAGGTCAAGCGCGAAGATGGCGATTACGTCAAGAATAATATTGATCACCACACTAAGCAGCATTCCGATCATCGATGTAATCGCCGCTCCTTCGGCGCGCACGATATTTTCCAGCGTGAAAAAAAGGATGACGAAGGGAGAGCCGATCAGCATTATCGTCACATAGTCCTTTGTAAATTCAAACGCATCAGGCGTGGCTCCCAGGCCATAAACAATAGGATCAACCAATGGCAGGCCGACGGCCATAACAAGCAGCCCCAGACCCAGGCTGCTGTAGAATGCGAACGAGGATACATGCTTGACCAAAGGATACTGCTGCTCCCCCAGCAGACGGGAGATGAACGTGCCGCCGCCGATGCCTAGCAGATTGCCCAGAGCCATCAGGATAGAGAACAGCGGCAGGGTGAGCGCAAGCGCGGTCAGCATTGCCGTATTGTGGAGCGTGCCCAGGAAATAAGCGTTCAAGATAGAATAGATCACGCTCATGGACGTACCCAGCATCATCGGAATGGCGAAGTGGGCTACCGCTTTGCTGATAGGAGCTTTCTCAAAATAATGAAGATGTTCTGCATTCATGAATACCGCCTCTTTCATAAAGTGATGACTGGCCCAATCTAACAGTGTTAGTTTGAACCTTACAGTGTTAGATGATATCATGTGTTTATGGACCTGTAAAGCACAAACTTACACTGTTAGGTAAAGAGGTGGATAAGTTGAAAAAACAACAGCCGCAAATCTCAGAGGATAAAATATTGGCCATGTCGTGGGCGCTTCTGGGGGAGGCGGGGATAGAGAAGTTTAGTATGAGGCGATTGGCTGACCGATTGGGGATACAGGCGCCTTCGTTGTACTGGCACTTCAAAAGCAAGCAGGCGATTTACTTGCGCCTGGCCAATCAAGTATCGAGGATAATTCTGGAATCGCACCGCCCGCATGGGGATTGGAAAGAGCAATTACAGGGGATGGCCGTTGCGATACGAAACGTCCTCAGTCAGTACCCCTGCTCCACTCAGCTCATGATGTCGACGTTGCCGCATGAGCCTGATATTATCCGGTTCAACAACCGGATGCTGCTCTGTGTCGAGTCCACGCCGTTACAGCAGGTGCAAAAGCTGCAAGTCGTGCTGACGCTGATGAACTATGTGTTTAACTTTATACTCGACGATTACGAGCACCAGCGCAATGTCGCCGCGATCATGCAGGAGGAAGGGGAGACGGCGCTGCCTGGCGGCCGCGTTTCGCGTCTCCTCGATTCGATGGACGAGGAAGAAGCGGGACTGTTCCGTAGCATGTATAAGAACAAATTATTCGAGATGATGGGGACAGACGCGGCGTTCGAGTTCGGCTTGCAGGTGATTCTGCTAGGTGTAGAGCAAATGATCCAGCAGCAGATGAAGCAGTATCAGGAAGGATAAACCGCAGAGTCTTGCCTGTCCCGAATCTAACTGTGCACTTGTCCAGCTAATCCTTAACCACTTTTAGTTGGGGGCTAAGGCACTGAAATCTCTCTGGATGCAAAAACAGGATTCTCACGCGTTCGGGAGAATCCTGTTTTTATAAGCATCTGTCTATCCTTTCCCGCTGACGCTTCAGAGTTACGTGATCAGGACTTTGGTTCATTGCTGTGGACAGTCCTTATCTCAACCGCCTTTAATCATTCGTAGATGTTGCCTAGCATCAGGAAGTAATTGGCATCCGTAGTGATACTTCCTCCAATTTTACTGACTAAGATGTAATAAGTGGTGTAGGATTGAAGGGGAACCCGGTAGCTGGAGAAGTTACCTGATCCATCATCGAGCTGGTATTTTTGGACATACCCTCCGGGATATGTCGTAAGATTGAGGGAATAATAATACCTACTCGGAGATAACAGACTGACATCAATGAATTTTCCATTGCCCACATAACCTGTTGTAAATTTGTAATAGTCTCGGTCTTGATCACTTGAGAGAATCGTAGCAATAGCTTGGTTAGGATAGATCGTGTAAGCTGTGTCGTAGGTGTTGTTAGGTTCGTAGTAGTCTGGAAGCGCTGCGGATGCAGGTACAATCGACAGTGACAACAATAGCATGGCAATTAGAGATAGAAACATCAACTTTTTCTTCATATTTCTTTCATCCTCTCAAGCTATGATAAGCTGGCCAGCTTTCATATATTAAAACGTCTAACAATCCAAATAGTTATAAAAAATGGTTTGAATTATCTTAAGATAGGTGAACAGCTCCGAAGGTGTTTTTTTGTGACCCAAGACGACAAATAAATCCTACCTCCCATAATTTCCCTATAATGTGTAATGTGGTATATTGTATTGAAATCAATTAGGTTAGGGGTGGGAAGATTGATCCTCGATATAGTACCATATCGTGATGTCGTTGCAGGCAGAGATTGTTTTCAGGATTTTAGCGTTTGTGTATTTAAGTGGTGGGAGCGTGATTTTCAGCTTTTCTTTTCGGAGTCTTATCACCTTAATTACAACAAGGACATTGAAGGGAATAAGTATTCGGATAAGGTGATCGTTCGTAGACATAATTCCTTCGATTTATTAGAAGCTGTGCATGGAATAAAGATAGCCCGTGAACAGGTGAATCACTCAAGAGAATGCTTAGAGATCATTAAAAAAGAAATTCAGCAAGGAAGCCCCCTTGCCATCTATCTGAATAATTATTGGACACCATGGGGCAATGGCTACCAACAGGAGAATGCTCTCCATTACTGTCTGGCTATAGGTTATGATGAGAACAGCGAGGAGCTGGTCTGTATCGATCCTGTATTCTCCACTAAGGTAGAGAGACTCCCGATCGACCATTTCATTAATGGGAACAATGGGCAGTATTTCACCTTTCGTATCGTAGATTCGCCAGCTATACCTGTATCGCCAGATATTCCAAGAAGAATCTTCGAGAAAGTCATTGAAGGAAATAGCATTCAAGCTCTACAAGATTTTTATCAAGATTTTGGTGCTAACTTTGATTTTGAGGCGGAAAGTTCTGGTGTCGAAGACGTCTGGAAGACCCCCATACTTATGAAGCTTAATGACATTACATTTGGTCGGCATGGCCTTCAGGAGGCACTTCGATTTCTATCGAAATATCACCCGCAGTATGAAGTGTTAATCCGCATGGTAGAATCCGTATTTCAGAATTGGCATGTTCTCAAGTCACTGCTAACCAAGGCGTATTTAATTGGAAATTTCGACGATGGCCTAAGGCTAAGGGTGAGCAAAAGGATCGAAGTGATTATCGAGCATGAATGTCTATTCATGGAGCAGTTAAGAAGACTTATGAGTGATGAGTTTGTAAATGAGGACATCGCTTTGAGCAGCAGCGAGTTGAGCAGTAGCGCATCAGAAGAGGCCATACCATTTAATACAGTCTGTATCGTGGAACACTATAATAATATCGGGTTTTCAGGCAGCGGAGCAAGGGCAGATTTCACAGGGTTGAACCAGTATTATGTTGGGAACAATCCATTTGGCCAAGGTAATCTATCTTCAGGAGAGGGATTCGATAATATAGCATGCGCAGGGCAATATATTCGCATTACAGCCGGCAACTATCGCGCTATGAAGATTGTGGCGGCGAGCGAATGGGGAGATGCTTTTGCAGAACTTACCCTCAATTACGAAGATTGCAAGAGAGTTGTAGCCTTCAATGTTTCCGAATGGGGCGGGAAGCCTCAATTTGATGAACAGATTGTTTGGCAAGGCCAAAGTAATGATCATAACGCAGTCTGTATATTTGAGCAGACCATCACGCTCGATGACCAGCTTGAACTGCAAGGACTTGGTTTGCCTGACTACCCCAACCTTCATATTTTCCGTATAGCTATAGCTCTGTAAATCCTCGACACATATGCCGCTGTATCACCCACCTATCCACCTACCTACTCGCCGCTCCCTCCAACAAAGCTGTACCGCAACTAGGGAGAGCATGGTGGGTTTTTCCTATTCCAATACAGAATTATATGTTCTCCGCCGCGGCCTCGTTATACGTATTTCCATCTACGCATCCCTCTCTCTGAATGATCAATAAAAGCACAATAGCAATTATTTTTGAATCTGAAGCCAAATTATGACACACTTCGACGACTCGGATATGGTATAAGTAAATATGGTTAAATAAGTTAATTATCTAAAATATATAAATTAAATCAATTTGTTCCAATTAAAATTGGTCAAGCCACTACGCCATTGCCATAAAAGGGTCCAAGAAGATAGGGTGAATAATGATGGGAATTTCCAATAAGGTTGGTGATCATATACTGACTGGACGTTTGCTCGAACAACCGAGTGACTACATTCATGATGAGATTCTGTATCCTCAGTTCAACTATGAGGTGCAGCATCTGCTGCCGTACTATATACAAATCGAAAAAGTCATTTCAATGGAATATGCCCGTATGGGCTTGCTGGATGACGAGGCCTTGCAGCAGATTTTGCATCAATTGGCACGGATTAATAGCGACACATTAGTAGGGAATCCCAAGGAAAACATGACGGATATATTATTCGCCATCGAACGATATGTAGAACAGCATACTAGCCACTCTATAGCGGCTTGGCATATGGATCGAAGCCGTAATGATGTACAGGCGACTGCGCAGCTCATGCTCGCTAGAGATAAACTGCTCGAGATGATGGAAAGCTTCCTCCTGCTTGCCGATACGATTCATCCTCTGGCCCTGAAGCATATTCATAGCAAAATGCCGGGCTATACGCATTACCAATCCGCTCAAATTATCAGCGTAGGCTTTTATCTAGGGGCAATGCTGGAGCAGATTGGACAAACAGTGGAGCGCTTGCAGGCCTTATGGAGCAGCATGGACGAGTGTCCACTCGGCTCAGGAGCGATGTCAGGACTGGAGCTGCCATGGGATCGATTGCAGATGGCGCGAATGCTTGGCTTTGACAGATACTGCCGTCATGCGTTAATGGGCGTTGCTTCCAAGGAGTTCATGCTATGGATCGGAGCAGAGTTGTCCAATGTTAGTGTAACGCTGACTCGATTTTTGACAGATTTCATGAACTGGGGGAGCAGCGAATACAGGTTCTTGCAGTTGCCTGATTCGCTGTGCGGTATTTCTTCAGCCATGCCACAAAAGAAAAATCTAACTATTTTAGAGCGAATTAGAGGGAAATTGACACATATTCCAGCTTATTATATGGATCTTGCCATAGGTCAGCAGCGTACCCCTTATACCAATTTGATCGAGACAGCGAAAGAGGGAGCAAGCAGCTTTTTGACGATGCTTACAACGGTGAAGGGAGCCCTTCATTTGTTGACTCATGTCATCTCGCATATGAGTTTTGACCAGGAACAAATGGAGCGGATATGCAATGAGCAGTTCTTCGGAGGATTTTCTCTTGCGAATCAGTTGACCTTGCAGTGTGGTATTCCGTATCGCAAAGCGCAAATCGTGGCTGGACAATACATCACAGCCATGATTGACCAAGGGAGAATGCCTCTCGACGTGGATGCGACATGGCTCCAATCGTTATGCGAGGAGAACGGCTACTCAGTGGAAATTGAGGAAGAAATGATGCTTCGATGTTTTTCCGCTGAATCGGGCTTGTATGAGAAGCGGTCACCCGGTTCAACTCACCCGGACCAAGTGGATGAGCTGCTATCCATACTGGAACGGGAACGAGTCTTGAATTGGAAAAAAGTGCGCGAGGCAAGAGAGCGGAGCAGCACTTATCTACTTTACTGATCCAGGGGGTTGCCTGATGAGCTCGCATATTAAGGAGAAGCGTAAAGGGAAAACGATAGGGATTGGCAAATCATTCGGGACATTTGGCGAGCTGCTTCAAGGCGTCGGAACCGATGAACTTAACTACCTGATTACGCTGCCGATCACCCGATATTCACAAGTAACGTTTCAGTCTAGACCAGACTTTCCTGACCTTATTGTATCACCCAGCCATAGAATGAAGTCGCGGCAGATTGCGCGACTCATTCTGGAACGACACGGCCTTCCTATGGGCGGTATGATCGAGATCAACAGCAATATTCCAGTCGGCAAGGGATTGGCCAGCTCCTCGGCTGATATTGTTGCGACTGCTCGGGCAATTGACCAATGCTTCGACTTGAATCTGTCAGCAAGGGAGATGGAAGAGTTGATTCAGGAAATCGAACCGACGGATGGAGTCATGTACGAAGGGATCGTCTCTTATTACCACCGAGTTGTCAGGCTGCGCGAGTGTCTGGGCCCTGTTCCAAGCCTGTCTATCGTAAGTATTGATGAAGGCGGTGAAGTGGATACGGAAGAGTTCAACAAAGTATCCCGGTTCTACAGTACAGAAGAGAAGATAGAATACGATGAATTACTCGCGGGAATTTCGACCGCTATCAAACAAAACGACCTGAAGACTATGGGGGCGATTGCCACCCGAAGCGCGATATTGAATCAGCGGCTGCTGAAAAAAAGACAAATGGAGTATGTACTTGATATTTGCAATCAAGTGAATGCACTGGGCATCGTTATTACGCATAGTGGTACGTGCATCGGGATTTTGCTAGATCAGAATGATACGGTATACGGTCATCAGCTACATAAGGCCTACCATCTAATGACGGAGCTGCAGGGTGAGGTGACGATATTTCATACCCGCCTGTGACGGCACACATCTTGCTTCAAAGGAAGGAGAATCTTGAATGGAAGCGAGTACTCGCAAATCTGCAATCTCAGAATCCAAAAAAAAGCTGCTCCAAAAGCTGCTGCAGCAAAAAGGGGGAGACGGGGCGGTTCAAACCATTGTACGCCCTGTACCGCGGGCCGGATGTTCTCCCGTTTCCTCTGCTCAAAAACGGCTCTGGTTTCTCGATCAGCTTTATCCGCAGCATCCATTTTACAATATCCCGTTTCTGTTTCGGATTCAGGGAAAGCTGGATACGAATGCACTAAGCAAAAGTCTGGAACAGATCGTGGTCAGGCACGAGTCGCTTCGAACCACATTTGCCATGCAGGATGGCGAGCCCGTTCAGATCATTAACGATCAGCCGCAATTCGGCTGGAGCGTCAGGGATGTAACGAATTTGCCCGAGGAAGAGCGGGAGCCGGCAGCTATGGTGCTGTTCCAGGAGGAAGCACAGATGCCCTTTGACTTGTCGAAGGGGCCGCTCATGCGTGCGGGACTTGTACGTGCTCAACCCGATGAATATTTCTTCATCATCAATATTCATCATATCGTATTCGATGGCTGGTCTACTGGCGTTCTGTGTCGTGAGCTGGAGCTCCTGTACCGTGCCAACCGAAATGGCGAGGATGCGTCCCTGGCTCCGCTGGAGATCCAGTATGCGGATTATGCACACTGGCAGAATGAGCATCTGAAGGGAAGCGACGTTCAGGGGCAGTTGGCATATTGGGAGAAGAAGCTAGGCGGGAGCACGACGGTAATGCAGCTTCCGTATGACTTCCCGAGCCCTTCCCATCAGACATTTAGAGGTGAATATTGTTCCTTTCGCATTCCGACCGAAGTAGCGACGGCTTTGAAGCAGATCAGTCGGGCACAGGGCGCCACGCCATTTATGGCATTTCTCGCTGTCTACAACATTCTTCTGTATCGGTATACGAGACAGACGGATCTGATGGTAGGCGTTCCAATCTCAGGACGCAATATAGAAGAACTGGAATCCTTGATGGGTTTTTTCGTCAATACATTAGTGATTCGTACATCCTTATCCGGGGATATATCTTTTGTGGATCTGCTGCAGCAGGTTCAGCAAGAAACACTGGATGCTTACGCGAACCAGGATGTGCCGTTCGATAGGATTGTTGAAGCTGTGCAGCCTGAACGAAATTTGAGCGGAACTCCGTTATTCCAGGTGCTATTCAATCTAGTCGATGATGTCAGGCTCAATCTGGATGAGCTGCAAGTATCGTCTCTGGAAATCAACAACAAGACGTCGAAGTTTGATATGGAACTGATCTTGATCGAGCAAGCGGAAGGCATGTCCGGGGGGGTCGAATACAGTACAGATCGGTTCAAGCAGGATACGATTATCCGCCTGATTCAGCACTATCTTCTACTGCTGGAGGCGGTTACCCTCTACCCGGAGCGGCCGATTTCTCAGCTTCCCTGTCTGTTGGAGCAGGAGCAGCTTCTCCTTGAGCAGTGGAATCAGACCGCTGTTCCCTATCCTGACGACCTCTGCATGCACCATTACGTTGAACGGCAGGCCAAGCAAACGCCCGATCGAAGCGCGGTCGTCTTCAAGGATACGCGTCTGAGTTATCAGGAGCTGGATCGCTTGTCCAACGGGCTAGCTGTCAGGCTGCAGAAGTATGGGGTAGGCCCGGATGTGTGCGTCGGAATTTGTATGGATCGCTCATTGGAAATGGTGGTCGCCGTGCTAGGTATCTTAAAAGCAGGCGGGGCTTACGTGCCGCTCGATCCGCAC contains:
- the glmS gene encoding glutamine--fructose-6-phosphate transaminase (isomerizing), with translation MCGIVGYIGTRDSQGILVEGLKKLEYRGYDSAGIAVFTERGLEISKSKGRLAVLEEKLQGQPLHGTIGIGHTRWATHGKPSDVNSHPHTDNSTKFSVVHNGIIENYLELREELSLQGRHFVSETDTEVISHLIASEYDGNIVTAVQRAVKRMRGAFALGVLTEYEPDRLIAVRYASPLVIGIGEGENFIGSDIPAILEHTRDVYILDDGEMAILTRDGVELLSIAGENISKEIFHVDWDLITAEKAGFDHFMLKEIYEQPKAYRETMLGRISEDGQTISLKEIGMTVDQLKAIRKIHIVACGTAYHAGLVGKTVIEQLARIPVETDVASEYRYRSPIITEDTLVIVVSQSGETADTLAALREAKRCGARVWAITNVVGSSVAREADDVVTTWAGPEIAVASTKAYSSQLIAFYLVGLYLAQSLETRDQAFISNVAGELLALPEKVETLLEQAEELKRIAESVTKHSSLFFIGRGLDYAVAQEGSLKLKEISYIHSEAYAAGELKHGTLALIEEGTPVIALVTQEELAEKTLSNIKEVKARGARVLGVTNDSNAAEVTKSVDEVFAIPNTLALLTPALSVVPLQLLSYYASLALGHDVDKPRNLAKSVTVE
- a CDS encoding MATE family efflux transporter — translated: MNAEHLHYFEKAPISKAVAHFAIPMMLGTSMSVIYSILNAYFLGTLHNTAMLTALALTLPLFSILMALGNLLGIGGGTFISRLLGEQQYPLVKHVSSFAFYSSLGLGLLVMAVGLPLVDPIVYGLGATPDAFEFTKDYVTIMLIGSPFVILFFTLENIVRAEGAAITSMIGMLLSVVINIILDVIAIFALDLDVIGVAAATVLANLIASAYYGYHIGWKSTFLTISMHWFRATRQIVSQVSKIGVPVFIMSIFLGAMSLIVNHYLVAYGDSSVAAYGISSRLLQFPEFILMGLCEGVVPLIAFSFTANKLRMKHTIGFTIKTIVVLAVIFGIIVYFVSDHLIGLFTQDAQLIEMGTYILQVTFLSLFISGITVLFTGIFQATAQGTAAFVMSIVQGVTLIPALFVASRLSGFHGVIWALVIADVVAFLVGALMLFALRKKLQPDMKTLAH
- a CDS encoding TetR/AcrR family transcriptional regulator, whose protein sequence is MKKQQPQISEDKILAMSWALLGEAGIEKFSMRRLADRLGIQAPSLYWHFKSKQAIYLRLANQVSRIILESHRPHGDWKEQLQGMAVAIRNVLSQYPCSTQLMMSTLPHEPDIIRFNNRMLLCVESTPLQQVQKLQVVLTLMNYVFNFILDDYEHQRNVAAIMQEEGETALPGGRVSRLLDSMDEEEAGLFRSMYKNKLFEMMGTDAAFEFGLQVILLGVEQMIQQQMKQYQEG
- a CDS encoding C39 family peptidase encodes the protein MILDIVPYRDVVAGRDCFQDFSVCVFKWWERDFQLFFSESYHLNYNKDIEGNKYSDKVIVRRHNSFDLLEAVHGIKIAREQVNHSRECLEIIKKEIQQGSPLAIYLNNYWTPWGNGYQQENALHYCLAIGYDENSEELVCIDPVFSTKVERLPIDHFINGNNGQYFTFRIVDSPAIPVSPDIPRRIFEKVIEGNSIQALQDFYQDFGANFDFEAESSGVEDVWKTPILMKLNDITFGRHGLQEALRFLSKYHPQYEVLIRMVESVFQNWHVLKSLLTKAYLIGNFDDGLRLRVSKRIEVIIEHECLFMEQLRRLMSDEFVNEDIALSSSELSSSASEEAIPFNTVCIVEHYNNIGFSGSGARADFTGLNQYYVGNNPFGQGNLSSGEGFDNIACAGQYIRITAGNYRAMKIVAASEWGDAFAELTLNYEDCKRVVAFNVSEWGGKPQFDEQIVWQGQSNDHNAVCIFEQTITLDDQLELQGLGLPDYPNLHIFRIAIAL
- a CDS encoding argininosuccinate lyase codes for the protein MGISNKVGDHILTGRLLEQPSDYIHDEILYPQFNYEVQHLLPYYIQIEKVISMEYARMGLLDDEALQQILHQLARINSDTLVGNPKENMTDILFAIERYVEQHTSHSIAAWHMDRSRNDVQATAQLMLARDKLLEMMESFLLLADTIHPLALKHIHSKMPGYTHYQSAQIISVGFYLGAMLEQIGQTVERLQALWSSMDECPLGSGAMSGLELPWDRLQMARMLGFDRYCRHALMGVASKEFMLWIGAELSNVSVTLTRFLTDFMNWGSSEYRFLQLPDSLCGISSAMPQKKNLTILERIRGKLTHIPAYYMDLAIGQQRTPYTNLIETAKEGASSFLTMLTTVKGALHLLTHVISHMSFDQEQMERICNEQFFGGFSLANQLTLQCGIPYRKAQIVAGQYITAMIDQGRMPLDVDATWLQSLCEENGYSVEIEEEMMLRCFSAESGLYEKRSPGSTHPDQVDELLSILERERVLNWKKVREARERSSTYLLY
- a CDS encoding GHMP family kinase ATP-binding protein; its protein translation is MSSHIKEKRKGKTIGIGKSFGTFGELLQGVGTDELNYLITLPITRYSQVTFQSRPDFPDLIVSPSHRMKSRQIARLILERHGLPMGGMIEINSNIPVGKGLASSSADIVATARAIDQCFDLNLSAREMEELIQEIEPTDGVMYEGIVSYYHRVVRLRECLGPVPSLSIVSIDEGGEVDTEEFNKVSRFYSTEEKIEYDELLAGISTAIKQNDLKTMGAIATRSAILNQRLLKKRQMEYVLDICNQVNALGIVITHSGTCIGILLDQNDTVYGHQLHKAYHLMTELQGEVTIFHTRL